Proteins co-encoded in one Candidatus Binatus sp. genomic window:
- the pth gene encoding aminoacyl-tRNA hydrolase, whose amino-acid sequence MAAIKRLFGNFRLSRQSGKKSESESRSSIQWVVAGLGNPGEQYSRARHNAGFMTIDRIAKAKSVEPRRRRFKGVTAEVVLAGKPAILVKPQTFYNLSGECISDLLGYFKIAPEHLIVVHDELDLEAGRLRIKQGGGDAGNRGVHSIAESLGTTDFIRVRIGIGRPPENEENKDYLLRPMTAAERQALTPMLERAAGAVEAIAEHGLEAAMNRYNQRG is encoded by the coding sequence ATGGCGGCGATCAAGCGTCTGTTCGGGAATTTCCGTTTGTCCCGTCAATCCGGAAAGAAGTCCGAATCCGAATCGCGTTCATCGATTCAATGGGTGGTGGCCGGGCTGGGAAATCCCGGCGAGCAATACTCGCGCGCGCGTCACAACGCCGGATTCATGACGATCGATCGAATCGCAAAAGCGAAAAGCGTCGAACCGCGCCGGCGCAGGTTCAAAGGCGTCACCGCTGAAGTCGTGCTGGCCGGAAAGCCGGCGATACTCGTCAAGCCGCAGACTTTTTACAATCTGAGCGGTGAATGCATTTCGGACCTGCTCGGATATTTCAAAATTGCTCCCGAGCACTTGATCGTGGTGCATGACGAACTCGACCTTGAAGCGGGCCGGCTGAGAATCAAACAGGGGGGCGGCGATGCCGGAAACCGCGGCGTTCATTCAATCGCGGAGTCGCTGGGAACCACGGACTTCATTCGGGTCAGAATAGGAATCGGCCGGCCGCCGGAGAACGAAGAAAACAAGGACTACCTGCTGCGTCCGATGACCGCCGCCGAACGACAGGCGCTCACGCCGATGCTTGAGCGTGCAGCGGGCGCGGTGGAGGCGATCGCGGAGCACGGACTCGAAGCGGCAATGAATCGCTACAATCAGCGCGGCTAG
- a CDS encoding AsmA-like C-terminal domain-containing protein, with translation MRLVRIAALSALIVAAVLGVSAALIAVNQSRIVVYVLASVRNRTGVDIIPRASSVHLGTHLTVVLDQPQVIARGHEIVKLKSLRALVSYHSILFSSGLPLYRLTATNPEITLPVASSNAAAVPMPSPGAQTISALQDALHALARVAWRVDTIDATVRYADGAELANHVGIIAYRTHRQPFLWLLGFSGSVLGSPVSGAQISGKMSLGAGKNSRPGEFAHGQLWTWDVPLDGIEAEGFALAGTLQGSLKFSLHDDGSMTGVTDAGAQKLLLKSRRLAAPFDLGDYSLHAGFDITGGKYAVTQIVLRKVNRAVLSADTELLGPQSGNPELGIHVGGFHFDAAAVKQRLLSVRHLPADLVDMLNRLRPGKITVGEATLSAALDEIKTAPLDAIRKNLVVTGTIEDVGFTIPTDTKLPPVENLSAQLGYAKGLLTISQGTAKFGNSAIHDLVVNADLSNGIEAAGYKTSVNVDADLAELYPAIAKALDFYQLRERDRLERLSGRVEIIATASGKLSAKALVAPKNYQVRADATGAVLTIKGSPGPLKVSGGAIAIKPGSIKFDHLMLAATGGDATLDGAVNFTAQGIAVHDLTLGLHDFPSETWLALLVDPSDFAVSGAIGGKVVVNSVPGKPGAMTPEGKLTLAKGGVKFNFLRSPILVQGATLTMRHKQLILSMPGSKLEDQAINFRITVADYTHPSIRIDAALQKLDLEVMNFVRMPWSPAAPPIHFPVPCSGHIEARAGNLAAFQMTDLKTDFTRSPAGDWHVYNMSATAYRGKMKLDLAGRAPDNWMHMTGSATDMDPAPLFMLGGKNKQSPLLGHLFLAIDLWANTDTNFFETLAGDMSVTVRDGTLDKFTLLSRLLSFIDIKNWLSAQIPDPRVNGVPFKTIITDFKGESGLFYTDNFVLQGPVMDITANGSIQFGASALDMQVGMFPFDTVDWVVNHIPLIGERIGAGTGKLLAAYFHVSGQVSDPSITPQPITSVAEFVKKTLGMPINIIRPNTIK, from the coding sequence ATGAGACTGGTCCGAATCGCCGCGCTTTCCGCGCTCATTGTGGCAGCCGTGCTCGGCGTTTCGGCGGCGCTGATCGCGGTCAACCAGTCGCGCATCGTCGTTTACGTTCTGGCCTCGGTCCGCAACCGCACCGGCGTCGATATCATCCCGCGCGCCAGCTCCGTTCATCTCGGCACTCACCTGACAGTCGTCCTCGACCAGCCGCAGGTCATCGCCCGCGGGCATGAAATCGTCAAGCTGAAGTCGCTGCGCGCGCTGGTCTCGTACCATTCGATTTTATTCAGCAGCGGGCTTCCACTCTATCGGCTGACCGCGACCAATCCGGAAATCACGCTGCCTGTAGCCTCCTCCAACGCGGCCGCGGTCCCCATGCCGAGTCCAGGGGCGCAAACCATAAGCGCGCTGCAAGACGCGCTGCACGCGCTGGCGCGGGTCGCGTGGCGCGTCGACACGATCGACGCCACGGTGCGCTACGCCGACGGCGCCGAGCTTGCCAACCATGTTGGAATCATCGCGTACCGCACTCACCGGCAGCCTTTCCTGTGGCTGCTCGGGTTCAGCGGCTCGGTACTTGGATCGCCCGTTTCCGGAGCGCAGATAAGCGGGAAGATGAGTCTTGGCGCCGGAAAAAATTCGCGGCCCGGCGAATTTGCGCATGGGCAGTTGTGGACCTGGGACGTACCGCTGGACGGAATCGAGGCGGAGGGTTTCGCGTTGGCCGGCACTTTGCAGGGCAGCCTCAAGTTCTCGCTTCATGACGATGGCTCGATGACCGGCGTGACCGATGCGGGTGCGCAAAAGCTGCTGCTCAAGAGCCGGCGGCTGGCCGCGCCGTTCGATCTGGGCGACTACTCACTCCATGCCGGCTTCGACATTACCGGCGGCAAGTATGCCGTCACGCAGATTGTTTTGCGCAAGGTCAACAGGGCGGTGCTTTCCGCCGATACCGAGCTGCTGGGTCCTCAAAGCGGGAACCCGGAGCTGGGAATCCACGTTGGCGGGTTTCATTTCGACGCCGCTGCGGTCAAACAGAGACTGCTGTCGGTCCGCCATCTGCCTGCCGACCTCGTGGATATGCTCAACCGGCTCAGACCCGGCAAGATCACCGTCGGCGAAGCGACGCTCAGCGCCGCACTCGACGAGATTAAGACGGCGCCGCTCGATGCGATTCGCAAGAACCTGGTGGTCACCGGGACCATCGAGGACGTCGGTTTCACAATTCCTACGGATACGAAACTGCCGCCGGTCGAAAATCTGAGCGCCCAGCTTGGTTACGCGAAAGGCTTGCTCACGATCTCGCAAGGCACCGCGAAGTTTGGAAACTCTGCGATCCACGACCTCGTCGTCAACGCCGACCTCAGCAACGGAATCGAGGCCGCGGGCTATAAGACCAGCGTGAACGTCGACGCAGACCTCGCCGAGCTCTATCCGGCCATCGCCAAGGCGCTTGATTTTTATCAGTTGCGGGAGCGCGATCGTCTCGAACGTCTGAGCGGCCGCGTCGAAATAATTGCTACCGCATCCGGAAAGCTGAGCGCGAAGGCCCTGGTGGCGCCCAAGAACTATCAGGTCCGCGCCGATGCAACGGGCGCCGTCCTCACTATCAAGGGTTCGCCCGGACCGCTCAAGGTTTCAGGCGGCGCCATCGCCATCAAACCGGGTTCAATCAAGTTCGACCATCTGATGCTGGCGGCGACCGGCGGCGATGCGACGCTGGATGGCGCCGTGAATTTCACAGCGCAGGGCATCGCCGTGCATGATCTGACGCTGGGGCTTCATGATTTCCCGTCGGAAACGTGGCTGGCGCTGCTGGTTGATCCGTCCGACTTCGCGGTGAGCGGGGCGATTGGCGGCAAGGTCGTTGTCAACAGCGTTCCCGGCAAGCCCGGCGCGATGACGCCCGAGGGCAAGCTGACGCTCGCAAAGGGCGGCGTGAAATTCAACTTCCTGCGTTCGCCAATCCTGGTTCAGGGTGCGACGCTCACGATGCGTCACAAGCAGCTCATCTTGTCGATGCCGGGCTCGAAGCTTGAGGACCAGGCGATCAATTTCCGCATCACCGTAGCCGACTATACGCATCCGTCGATTCGAATCGACGCTGCCTTGCAGAAACTCGATCTCGAGGTGATGAACTTTGTGCGGATGCCGTGGTCGCCGGCTGCGCCGCCGATCCATTTTCCGGTTCCTTGCAGCGGGCATATCGAAGCGCGGGCGGGAAATCTCGCCGCCTTTCAGATGACCGACCTCAAGACCGATTTTACCCGCTCCCCGGCCGGCGATTGGCACGTTTATAACATGAGCGCGACCGCTTATCGCGGAAAGATGAAGCTCGATCTTGCCGGCCGTGCTCCGGACAACTGGATGCACATGACCGGCAGCGCCACCGACATGGACCCTGCGCCACTCTTCATGCTGGGCGGCAAGAACAAGCAGTCGCCATTGCTGGGTCATCTTTTTCTCGCCATCGATCTGTGGGCGAACACCGACACGAACTTCTTCGAAACGCTTGCCGGCGACATGTCGGTGACGGTCAGAGACGGAACCCTCGACAAGTTTACGCTGCTTTCGCGCCTGCTCAGTTTTATCGACATCAAGAATTGGCTGAGCGCGCAGATTCCCGACCCGCGGGTCAATGGGGTCCCGTTCAAAACGATTATCACCGATTTCAAGGGCGAGAGCGGGCTGTTCTACACCGATAATTTCGTGCTGCAGGGTCCGGTGATGGATATCACGGCGAACGGCAGCATTCAGTTCGGCGCGAGCGCGCTCGATATGCAGGTCGGCATGTTTCCGTTCGACACGGTGGATTGGGTGGTGAACCATATTCCACTGATCGGAGAACGCATCGGTGCGGGCACGGGTAAACTGCTCGCGGCGTACTTTCACGTTAGCGGCCAGGTGAGCGATCCGTCGATCACGCCGCAGCCAATCACGTCGGTGGCGGAGTTCGTCAAGAAAACCCTCGGGATGCCGATAAATATCATTCGTCCGAACACGATCAAGTGA
- the cutA gene encoding divalent-cation tolerance protein CutA: MALRTPHRLKAVLVTAGSEEQAVSIARALVGERLAACVNIVGPVRSIYRWRDAVEDDREYLLIIKTRASLYLKLEKRVRELHSYETPEVLALNADRGSPPYVKWLLESTGPLRAPAKKRPPKRATDLRRRSR; the protein is encoded by the coding sequence ATGGCGCTTCGAACGCCGCATCGGCTGAAGGCGGTGCTCGTGACCGCGGGCAGCGAGGAACAGGCCGTCTCCATCGCGCGCGCGCTGGTGGGCGAGAGGCTGGCGGCCTGCGTCAACATCGTCGGACCGGTTCGATCCATTTATAGATGGCGCGATGCGGTCGAAGACGATCGCGAATACCTGCTGATTATCAAGACTCGTGCGAGTCTTTACCTCAAGCTGGAGAAGCGTGTGCGCGAGTTGCATAGCTACGAAACGCCGGAAGTTCTGGCGTTGAATGCGGATCGCGGCTCGCCGCCGTACGTCAAGTGGCTGCTTGAATCGACCGGCCCGCTCCGCGCACCGGCGAAGAAGCGTCCGCCGAAACGCGCAACGGATCTTCGCCGGCGTTCCCGATGA
- the hisC gene encoding histidinol-phosphate transaminase, translated as MFRESIKKMAAYRPGEQPRPGQRLIKLNTNENPYPPSPRVRRAVAKAMAGSAIRLYPAPRADEFVASASRIYSIPQSMIIAGNGSDELLAMVFRATLGSGDTVAYPVPTYSLYDTLALVQEARILHCPLGADFELPLDALAQARANLTVVCNPNSPSGTSTPTRSLGALAKRLDGRLLVIDEAYADFADENALGLMRRHRNVVVLRTLSKSYSLAGMRLGLCFAHPPVIDALLKVKDSYNLSRVALAAGAEALRDSGWMRRNVAKVIRTRALTEARLRKLGFVVPPSQANFVLARMPGRDLAPVTRGLRRDGILVRHFATPLLQDAIRISIGTPAEMAALFKALEPLVRATPSKTKRRIGA; from the coding sequence ATGTTTCGCGAATCGATCAAAAAGATGGCGGCGTATCGGCCCGGCGAGCAGCCGCGCCCGGGCCAGCGCTTAATCAAGCTCAACACCAATGAAAACCCGTATCCGCCATCGCCGCGGGTGCGCCGCGCGGTTGCGAAAGCGATGGCAGGGTCGGCGATCCGGCTGTACCCGGCGCCGCGCGCCGATGAATTCGTGGCGAGCGCCTCGCGGATCTACTCGATACCGCAAAGCATGATCATCGCGGGCAATGGCTCGGACGAGCTGCTGGCGATGGTGTTTCGTGCGACGCTGGGAAGCGGCGACACTGTGGCATATCCGGTCCCGACGTATTCGCTGTACGACACGTTGGCGCTGGTGCAGGAGGCGCGAATCCTTCACTGCCCGCTCGGCGCCGACTTCGAGCTGCCGCTCGACGCGCTCGCGCAGGCGCGCGCCAATCTCACGGTCGTGTGCAATCCCAATTCGCCGTCGGGCACCTCAACTCCGACCCGCAGCCTGGGCGCGCTGGCAAAACGCCTGGACGGCCGATTGCTGGTGATCGACGAAGCGTACGCGGACTTTGCCGACGAAAATGCGCTGGGCCTGATGCGGCGCCATCGCAACGTGGTAGTTCTGCGCACCCTGTCGAAGTCGTATTCGCTGGCCGGGATGCGGCTGGGGCTGTGTTTTGCGCATCCGCCGGTGATCGACGCGTTGCTGAAGGTCAAGGATTCGTACAACTTGAGCCGGGTCGCGCTGGCCGCAGGGGCCGAAGCGCTGCGCGACTCCGGCTGGATGCGGCGCAATGTCGCGAAAGTAATTCGGACGCGCGCTCTGACCGAGGCGCGGCTGCGCAAGCTCGGCTTCGTGGTACCGCCGTCGCAGGCTAATTTCGTGCTCGCGCGGATGCCGGGCCGCGACCTAGCGCCGGTGACGCGCGGGCTGCGCCGGGACGGAATCCTGGTCCGGCATTTCGCGACACCGCTGCTTCAGGACGCCATCCGAATCTCGATTGGAACTCCGGCCGAGATGGCCGCGCTGTTCAAGGCGCTCGAGCCGTTGGTCCGCGCAACTCCATCGAAAACGAAGCGCCGCATTGGTGCGTGA
- a CDS encoding Gfo/Idh/MocA family oxidoreductase produces MIKIAIAGAGAITERAHIPALRSVADAQIIAIQSRTADKAERVARAIWPGEADRPKVYSDFEEMLARERPEAVGIFTPNHLHCEFTVKALNAGAHVLVEKPMAPTAAAAHRMADAAAKARRVLMVAMQRRYGGVERAIKDAVTSGAIGRPHFIRARLSHGGPESWAPGQKWFTTVLEAGGGAMLDLGVHVTDLAIWIMGEVDSVSGQVGILAKQIEVEDTGAMIMHFKSGAIGVVEASWSSMPALSAIEIYGNEGRVMAGYPRQDISILKADGSPAPGFSRDEVMSRFDPRDLLAPFRALAANFVGAIQGRVKPSPDANDGLRAVEAVEACYRSSRTGTRIRLPLDS; encoded by the coding sequence ATGATCAAGATTGCGATTGCGGGCGCCGGCGCGATTACCGAACGCGCGCATATTCCGGCGCTCCGGAGTGTCGCGGACGCTCAAATCATCGCGATACAGAGCCGCACCGCCGACAAGGCCGAGCGCGTTGCACGGGCGATTTGGCCGGGGGAGGCAGACCGGCCGAAGGTCTATTCCGATTTCGAGGAGATGTTGGCGCGCGAGCGCCCCGAAGCGGTCGGAATCTTCACGCCGAACCATTTGCACTGCGAATTTACCGTAAAGGCGCTCAACGCGGGCGCGCACGTGCTGGTGGAAAAGCCGATGGCGCCGACTGCTGCGGCCGCGCACCGGATGGCGGATGCGGCGGCGAAGGCTCGGCGGGTGCTGATGGTCGCGATGCAGCGGCGCTACGGCGGAGTCGAGCGCGCGATCAAGGACGCCGTCACGAGCGGGGCGATCGGCAGGCCGCATTTCATTCGCGCGCGCCTTTCGCATGGCGGACCCGAGTCCTGGGCGCCGGGACAGAAGTGGTTCACGACGGTTTTGGAAGCGGGTGGCGGCGCGATGCTCGATCTTGGCGTTCATGTCACAGATCTTGCAATCTGGATCATGGGCGAGGTCGATTCGGTCTCGGGGCAGGTTGGCATCCTCGCCAAACAGATCGAGGTCGAGGATACGGGGGCGATGATCATGCACTTCAAGTCGGGCGCGATCGGCGTGGTCGAGGCGAGTTGGAGCAGCATGCCGGCGCTGTCGGCGATCGAGATTTACGGCAATGAGGGCAGAGTGATGGCGGGTTATCCACGCCAGGACATTTCGATTTTGAAGGCCGACGGCAGTCCGGCGCCGGGGTTCTCGCGCGACGAGGTGATGAGCCGATTCGATCCACGCGATCTGCTCGCTCCGTTTCGCGCGCTCGCGGCAAACTTCGTTGGTGCGATTCAAGGCCGGGTGAAGCCCTCGCCCGACGCGAACGACGGACTGCGCGCGGTCGAGGCGGTCGAGGCCTGCTATCGTTCGTCGCGAACCGGTACTCGAATCAGGCTGCCGCTGGATTCATAA
- a CDS encoding glutaredoxin family protein, with the protein MIELILYTRNECGLCREMEQTIAAELPKFDARLLRIEIDGDPGLEARFGVEVPVLFVNDRKAFKYRCTPGELRKRLAREGRG; encoded by the coding sequence ATGATCGAGCTGATTCTCTACACACGCAACGAGTGCGGTTTGTGCCGCGAGATGGAACAGACGATTGCGGCCGAACTTCCGAAATTCGACGCGCGTCTCCTGCGCATCGAGATCGACGGCGACCCCGGCCTCGAGGCTCGCTTCGGAGTCGAAGTGCCGGTTCTGTTCGTGAACGATCGCAAGGCGTTCAAGTACCGATGCACTCCCGGCGAGTTGCGCAAACGCCTGGCACGCGAGGGGCGGGGCTGA
- a CDS encoding TIGR04282 family arsenosugar biosynthesis glycosyltransferase: MSPSRPALIVFCREPVADRNKSRLIGAMTAAAAAALSDAFICDALAKAVSIGSSRIVIAASAAGGVERSKYFRRLARRFGAELIDQGDGSLGKRMARALEPFSSSGALLTGTDTPSLPGALLAASVEALCRNRVVIAPSLDGGYYALGVRGAMPPIFTAIRWGSGGVFDSTVKRLKRAGIRYALGPAWYDVDRWADVMLLAAHLRLLARARRRAGASPCPATESVLKRLGVLRHDR, from the coding sequence GTGAGCCCGTCGCGGCCAGCGCTGATCGTATTTTGCCGCGAGCCCGTCGCGGATCGGAACAAATCCCGATTGATCGGAGCAATGACGGCTGCGGCCGCGGCAGCATTGTCCGACGCGTTCATTTGCGACGCGCTGGCCAAGGCAGTCTCGATCGGTTCCTCCAGGATCGTCATCGCGGCGAGCGCAGCGGGCGGGGTCGAGCGCAGCAAATACTTCCGGCGGCTCGCGCGGCGATTCGGCGCTGAACTGATCGATCAAGGTGATGGGTCGTTGGGCAAGCGGATGGCGCGGGCGCTCGAACCCTTTTCATCTTCCGGCGCGCTGTTGACAGGCACCGATACGCCTTCACTTCCCGGCGCGCTGCTCGCGGCCAGCGTCGAGGCGCTTTGCCGCAATCGCGTCGTGATCGCGCCGAGTCTCGACGGCGGCTACTACGCACTCGGCGTGCGCGGCGCGATGCCCCCGATCTTCACCGCGATCCGATGGGGCAGCGGCGGCGTGTTCGATTCAACCGTAAAGCGTCTCAAACGCGCCGGCATTCGGTACGCGCTGGGTCCGGCGTGGTATGACGTCGATCGATGGGCCGACGTGATGCTGCTGGCGGCGCATCTGCGACTGTTGGCGCGAGCGCGCCGCCGCGCGGGCGCGTCGCCGTGCCCCGCGACCGAGTCAGTTCTCAAGCGGCTTGGAGTCCTGCGCCACGATCGCTAG